Within the Iamia sp. SCSIO 61187 genome, the region CTTTCATGATGCCGATGAGCGGTCGTTGGCTGCGGACGACGCGGCCCATCATCACGGCCATGGCGATCACGCCGGCGGCAAGGATGATGGTGGGCATGGCGATGGCGATGGCGCGGAAGCTCCCTAGGTCCTGCTCCAGGGCGGCGTAGCTGGCCTGGTCGGAGCGAGGGGTGGCCTCGATCACCGAGGCCCGCCCGCGCAGGTCGGCCTCCACGGCGGCCGTCGAGGAGTTGTCGCCGTCCAGGCGTACGACGATGTCGTTGACCTGGCCGCGATTGTCGGTCAGCTCCTGGAGCTGGGTCCGGTCGATGAAAATGACGGCGAAGCTGCTGGGGGCGGGGAGGAGCTCGTAGCGGTCGGGGGTGACCTGCAAGTACTCGGGTGTCGCCACCGTCGCCGCAACGCGCAACGGGACCTCCTCGCCGTCGAGGAGCGCAGTCACCGTGTCGCCCGGTGCGATGCCACGGCGTTCGGCGAAGGTCCGTTCGAGGAGCACTCCGTCGGTGTCAGACGGCCGCTGCCCGTCGATGACAGCCACGTCGTTCACTGCGGCCGGCCCGGTGACGCTGGTCCCGATGAGCCGGGCCCGGACGCGATCCCGCCCGACCTGCAGGCCGCTGTCGATCACCAGGCGGGCCTCGACGTCCTGCACATCGGGTCGCGTCGCGACGTCCTCGACGAGGGATTGGTCCGTCGGCTCGATGCGGTACCAGGCGTCGGCGAGGCGGAGGCGTTCATAGGTGGTGGCTTCGGAGGAGGCCAGGTCCTGGTAGGCGCCGATGGCGGCGATGAACACGGTCACCCCGAGAGCGATCACCGACGCCAGGGCGATGGTCTGGGCGCGGTTGGCGCGCAGCTCCCGGAGCGTCTTGCGGGCGAGAAGCCGCCGGGTCACCAGTCCAGCTCGCTTGGCGGGGTCGGGTTCGGGTTGCGCTCGTCGTACTCGATGCGTCCGTCGCGCAGCCGCAGGACCCGGTCGGCCATAGGAGCTATGGCGCCGTGTGGGTGACGAGCAGGACCGTGGTGTTCTCCCGCCGGGCCGTGTCGTTGAGAACGTCGAGGACCTGGCGGCCGGTGTCGACGTCGAGGTTGCCGGTCGGCTCGTCGCACAGGAGCACTGCGGGCCGGTTGGCCAGAGCGCGGGCGATGGCGACTCGTTGCTGCTGGCCACCGGACAGCTGTGACGGGAAGTGATCAGCACGGTCCCCGAGCCCCACCCGCTCGAGCAGCTCCCGAGCTCGCCGGGCTGCACCCGCGTGGTCGCGGTCGACGAGGGCGAGGGCGAACTCGACGTTCTCCGCGGCGGTCAGGGATGGGATGAGGTTGAAGAACTGGAACACGAACCCGACCGTGCGCGCCCGGTAGTCCGCCAGACGCCGCGCATCGTGGTCCGCCGTCGCCTCGCCAGCGACGGCGACCGCACCCGAGGAGGGGGAGTCCAGGCCGCCGATCAGGTTGAGGAGAGTTGTCTTGCCCGAACCCGAAGGTCCGAGCAGGACCACCACCTGGCCCGCGTCGACATCGAGGTCGAGGCCACGCAGGGCCTGGACCGTCACCTCGCCCATGCGGTACTCGCGGGTGACGTCCCGCAGTTCGATCAGCGGCGCCATCAGCCGTGGAGCGGTCGCCCGGCGGCGGCCATGTGCGCTTCGCCGATGGCCTCCACGAGGGTCGGGTGCGGGTGGATGAACTGGGCCACCTCGGTGGGGAGCGCCTCCCAGCTGTAGATGAGCTGGGCCTCTCCGATGATGTCGGTCGCACGCGGGCCCACGATGTGGACGCCAAGCACCGGCCCACCCTCGGCGCCGACGAGCACCTTCACGTGCCCGCTGGCCTTGGTCATCATCGCCCGGGCGTTGTGGCTGAAGGGGTGCAGCTGACTCTGGAAGGGGATGCCGCGCTCGGTGAGTTGTTGCTCGGTGAGGCCGACCGAGGCGACCTCGGGGTGGCAGTAGTAGACGCGTGGTGTGCCGGCGTAGTCGATGGGCACCACGGACCGGCCTGCGATGCGCTCGGCGACGAGGAACCCCTCCTGGAACGAGGAGTGGGCCAAGCCGAGGCGGCCGATCACGTCGCCTATGGCGTAGACCCCTGCGGCTTCGGTCTCGCACCACTCATTGACACCGACGTAGCCACGGTCCAGCGTTACACCGGCCTCGCTGAAGCCCATCCCGTCGCTGACAGGCGCGCGGCCGATGGCAACGAGGAC harbors:
- a CDS encoding ABC transporter ATP-binding protein, with the translated sequence MAPLIELRDVTREYRMGEVTVQALRGLDLDVDAGQVVVLLGPSGSGKTTLLNLIGGLDSPSSGAVAVAGEATADHDARRLADYRARTVGFVFQFFNLIPSLTAAENVEFALALVDRDHAGAARRARELLERVGLGDRADHFPSQLSGGQQQRVAIARALANRPAVLLCDEPTGNLDVDTGRQVLDVLNDTARRENTTVLLVTHTAP